The DNA sequence ATACTCCTTGCTAATATTTGTTCTCTATTACTTGGATATTAACAATTTTGATTTATAGTTTTTCATTGtttcttttgaaaaaatcaCTTCGTTGAAAAAATCCCTTACTGATGCCCTCCATAATTCCAATATAATTACACCTACTTCAGCAATAAGGTATTAAGAGGTTCTAACAACATGAACATAACTTAATCACATGGAAAGGAAAATCTGAAGGCGACTTGCAAGCAGCATTCAATGATGAAGCATATGCAAACTATAGGCTCTACCATACAACTTTAATGCTTGAAGCCAAATCCATCCTTGTCAATAGAGGGTCAATATACTACTTGTCAAAGAAAAAAACACCAAGAAACGGGTACAGTTGAAACTTACAGAGCTGAGGATAAATATGAAGAGCGAGTATCCCCACATGCACCAAAAGCGTACAAGGCTGACATTTGAACCCAGATACTGAAGCAAGAAGTAGAATACCATTGGCACGAGAAGGGCATAACCATATACCGCGCCTGCTGCCATATTGATATAGCTGACATCAAAGCTCCAAGGATTATTGCTGATACTTCTTTTTTGCATCAGATATGTCCCACAGTTTCCAAGGGAAGCAATCAAAAATACCAGCGTAGTAGATATCCAGACAAGCCCATAGCTGTTACGTAAAATATTCAGCACCACAacacaaaatttttaatttttaaaataattgttaCTTAAGTACTGGGACATACAGAATGCGTGAAGAGCAATCTAGATAATAATTCTAAAGCCACTTCTGGTCACAAATTGCACATTTAAATCTACCTGTCACAACAGTTCTGACTTTCTCCTAGTATTTTAAGTTTATAATTCCATATTATCGTTCAATCATATGACTCAATCCTGTCCGTTTTGCCTACTTCAACAAACACAAAATGAATATGTTTGTGTTTGATTTTAACAAAATGTCTCATTCCATGAACATGCCGATGAAGGATGTTTTTGTGTGCCATCCACAGCAGAAGTGCTTTGAAACGGGGTTCTCTCAAGACAACCGAAGTACTGTTTTTTATTCTATAGGCTATAGTATACAGGGGTACAAATTGTGAGTGCAGAACTTACAGATCAGGATTTGCGTCGATCTTACTGAAAAAATCTCCACTTGGAAACAAAGAACTAGTCAATCTGTTCAAGACAACATCTGTATCTACATTGAAGTACTGTGTGTATGATGAGATGCTAAATACTCCTTTCCAGCTATTTGGATATTGCTGTCCATCACCCTCTGCACATACAAGCCATAACAGTGAGAATTATGTTCAGATATATATATCAGGTCTTTAGGTCAACAAACTAGTGGAACTTGTAAGAACTTATAATGTGTAGTATTAGCTTTGAACTATTAATTACACAAAAAAAGAAGATGCTGATATTAATTAGTTTGGCACTAGAACTGATGGCAATACCCATCGTAGCTGAAgtgttaaatattatttaattttatttattcatcaaAAATATAAGTAGAAGTCTAATAAGTTCACAGGAAGTGCTAAAAACTAAACGAACCAAAATTTTCTAGCACAACATAAAgcttaaatatattaatgaaatcaaattAGTTTATCCCGCTTGCCcccgtcatcatcatcatcagaagCAACAACTTGGAGCATAAGAGTTCTATGGTGAAACTTTAAAGATGACCAGGAGGTTTGTTAATTCTGATATTAAACACCTAACACACTTCTCTTATTTTTTCATTCTCTTTTCACCAAGATAAATCTTCGTACAGCACATACCACACCCACACATGTTCCTGTATAAGACCCTTTTAAATGTTAAAGGTTTAAGAATTTATATACCAATTGgtcttgaattaattatataaaccaTCATCTTCAATAACTATGTAGGACATGTAGCTTTATTTACAAAAACAATATCGTGACATTGCATTACGTAGAGTGAATGGACGTGCCAAATATAACAATGATGCTTAAAAAAACAAACCAACAAATATCATCATGCATGGAGCTAAAACTATCATCCTGGGTGATTGGCAGGGACTCCTTTCTAAGGCATCTTCATATTTCTCCATAATGAGCCTATTTATATTCTCTATATCATCAGTCTAAAGTTAGAAAAACCACCAAAAAAATTAGACCTGCCTCAGCTGTAATAAGTCTACTAATCTGCGAAGGAATGCTTCTTCAAACACTAAAACCCTAATTGTACTGAAAAGGGAAGGTGAAAGCCTATCTGTAACTTCAGACAGCCAAGCCAGAATTCAATCAACAATAGGCCAATTGCTGATTCTCTTTGTCAAGACATTTCAAAAGCGCAGTTTACGGGGTGCATGATTTGGATGCTATGCCTTCTGGAGGCACTTCTAGATgctaaaaatctaaaaaagctACTTATAATAAGAACAATAATCATTGACAATCATTTTTTTTGGTAATGTTATGGTAACTTAGAAACAAATGTACAGGGAATT is a window from the Daucus carota subsp. sativus chromosome 8, DH1 v3.0, whole genome shotgun sequence genome containing:
- the LOC108197132 gene encoding uncharacterized protein LOC108197132 → MSSDESYTSLPTSHLLGSVPAVISEEKVTSAAHIPEANLQIFPPNNNGGRQGYQTMASPSEGDGQQYPNSWKGVFSISSYTQYFNVDTDVVLNRLTSSLFPSGDFFSKIDANPDLYGLVWISTTLVFLIASLGNCGTYLMQKRSISNNPWSFDVSYINMAAGAVYGYALLVPMVFYFLLQYLGSNVSLVRFWCMWGYSLFIFILSSFLLVIPVEFIRWTIILIAGAASASFVTLNLRSYSQMNDLTVVLVAACVLQYGLAFFIKMWFFA